One segment of Anatilimnocola aggregata DNA contains the following:
- a CDS encoding heme-binding protein codes for MLLLFASLTGLLEVSLSDEPAIVEDSMNSQSAKLIADGFAKAKDQPAAERLQTFQAVAKVVQEKCAKNVLIAEQLQAATSGETLETALSASYDLLTFKMKKEADLPAGFPEPTPVGEIELKQYPAYRLARTASEKNSGFFKLFAHITLNRIEMTAPVEMTYRANDKQVLEQIDMAFIYGDTKLGKTGDKLGGVTVQDIPALTTVSIGLKGDNDRVKLSEVERRLERWLAQHATDHERAGNLRVLGYNSPQVSPDSRYYEVELPIKMK; via the coding sequence ATGTTGCTGCTGTTCGCTTCGCTGACTGGACTGTTGGAAGTTTCGCTCAGTGACGAGCCGGCTATAGTTGAAGATTCGATGAATTCTCAATCGGCGAAATTGATTGCGGACGGCTTTGCAAAGGCGAAAGATCAGCCGGCCGCCGAACGCCTGCAGACATTCCAGGCCGTCGCCAAAGTCGTTCAAGAAAAGTGCGCCAAGAATGTGTTGATCGCGGAGCAACTGCAAGCCGCCACGAGCGGTGAAACTTTGGAGACAGCCCTCAGCGCGTCATATGATCTGCTGACGTTCAAAATGAAGAAAGAGGCTGACCTGCCCGCGGGGTTTCCCGAGCCGACGCCAGTGGGAGAGATCGAATTGAAACAGTATCCCGCGTACCGCCTGGCGCGGACGGCATCAGAAAAGAACTCTGGGTTTTTCAAGCTCTTTGCCCATATCACGTTGAACCGTATCGAAATGACTGCCCCGGTGGAAATGACGTATCGTGCCAATGACAAGCAGGTACTGGAGCAAATCGATATGGCGTTCATCTATGGCGATACGAAGTTAGGCAAAACGGGAGACAAATTGGGGGGCGTGACGGTACAAGACATTCCCGCTTTGACGACAGTTTCCATCGGATTAAAAGGGGACAACGATCGCGTGAAGCTATCTGAAGTTGAACGACGGCTAGAGCGCTGGCTGGCGCAGCACGCAACTGATCATGAACGGGCGGGAAATTTACGTGTGCTGGGTTACAACAGCCCTCAAGTGTCGCCCGACTCACGCTATTATGAAGTCGAGCTGCCGATCAAAATGAAGTGA
- a CDS encoding fasciclin domain-containing protein, translating to MKSFVARMLALAVVLGASAIAGAEEKKDIVDTAVGAGSFKTLVAAVKAADLVETLKGKGPFTVFAPTDEAFAKLPAGTVESLLKPENKKKLIAVLTYHVVPGKVMAKDVVKLTEAKTVQGSAVKIVVKEGKVSVDDANVVTTDIETSNGVIHVIDAVILPK from the coding sequence ATGAAGTCGTTTGTAGCTCGTATGTTGGCGCTTGCAGTCGTGTTGGGTGCCTCGGCAATTGCCGGTGCTGAAGAGAAGAAAGACATTGTGGACACGGCGGTTGGTGCCGGCAGTTTTAAGACGCTGGTGGCGGCCGTAAAAGCTGCCGACCTCGTCGAAACGTTGAAGGGCAAGGGTCCGTTCACAGTGTTCGCTCCAACGGACGAAGCGTTTGCCAAGCTGCCGGCAGGCACGGTTGAATCGTTGTTGAAGCCGGAAAACAAGAAGAAGCTGATTGCCGTCCTGACCTATCACGTCGTACCGGGTAAAGTGATGGCAAAGGACGTCGTCAAGCTTACCGAGGCCAAAACCGTGCAAGGATCTGCCGTTAAGATCGTTGTCAAAGAGGGCAAAGTGAGTGTCGACGACGCGAATGTTGTCACGACAGACATTGAGACCAGCAACGGCGTGATTCACGTGATCGACGCGGTCATCCTGCCGAAGTAG
- a CDS encoding RNA polymerase sigma factor, translated as MQVPLLPRIASGDSSAVDECIERYGGLVWSLARRLSPSVADAEDAVQEIFVDLWKNADRFREEVAGETTFVAMLARRRLIDRLRKSRRELESHPIDEMALQYAGPPQTPAAELAEEGSRATACLEHLRSDERRVLELSIYHGLPQSRIAEQTGLPLGTVKTHARRGLLQLRDCMQVRGQRRPQGVEVL; from the coding sequence TTGCAAGTTCCGCTTTTGCCTCGCATCGCGAGCGGCGATTCAAGCGCCGTCGACGAATGCATCGAGAGATATGGTGGCCTCGTGTGGTCGCTGGCCCGACGACTCTCGCCCTCCGTAGCCGACGCCGAAGACGCTGTTCAGGAGATCTTCGTTGACTTGTGGAAAAATGCGGATCGGTTTCGCGAGGAGGTCGCCGGCGAAACAACCTTCGTAGCCATGCTGGCTCGTCGTCGTTTAATCGATCGGCTCCGCAAATCTCGCCGCGAATTAGAATCACATCCCATCGATGAGATGGCCTTGCAATATGCAGGTCCGCCCCAGACGCCGGCTGCCGAGTTGGCGGAAGAAGGTTCACGTGCCACGGCGTGCCTCGAGCATTTGCGGAGCGACGAACGAAGAGTTCTGGAACTTTCGATTTATCATGGCTTGCCTCAGTCACGGATTGCCGAACAGACGGGGTTGCCCCTGGGCACGGTCAAGACCCACGCGCGACGTGGCTTGTTGCAGCTCCGAGATTGCATGCAAGTGCGCGGCCAGCGGCGTCCGCAAGGAGTGGAAGTGCTATGA
- a CDS encoding anti-sigma factor, producing the protein MSKHSTTDPNRWEELQVARLLFGLTAEEQAEYDDSARQMPAEELDPFDTVVANLDVVWSNMPSEPLPEHLRRAIRVRAEQELATKPIVSVAKPTINATATIGVSQYLPWLVSAACLMLAVFTWVSNRPAENAGPDVAQLRAELIAAKEGLVQANWSAGTTPIGNATGDVVWSGPRQQGFMRFRGLPVNTPTKEQYQLWIFDKNQSDKTPIDGGVFDIATSEEVIIPIHAKLRVQDAFMFAVTIEKPGGVVVSSRERLPLLAKVE; encoded by the coding sequence ATGAGCAAACACTCAACCACCGACCCCAATCGCTGGGAAGAACTGCAGGTGGCACGACTGCTGTTCGGCCTGACCGCGGAGGAGCAGGCGGAATACGACGACTCGGCCCGTCAGATGCCTGCCGAAGAACTTGATCCGTTCGACACTGTGGTCGCTAACCTGGATGTGGTCTGGTCGAACATGCCATCGGAACCCTTGCCGGAACATCTGCGTCGAGCGATTCGAGTTCGAGCCGAACAAGAGTTGGCTACCAAGCCTATTGTTTCGGTGGCCAAGCCCACGATCAATGCGACAGCTACGATTGGTGTAAGCCAATATCTACCCTGGCTAGTTTCCGCCGCATGCTTAATGCTCGCGGTGTTCACCTGGGTCTCTAACCGACCGGCAGAGAACGCAGGCCCAGACGTCGCCCAATTGAGGGCCGAATTGATTGCAGCCAAAGAAGGACTTGTACAGGCGAATTGGTCGGCGGGAACCACGCCCATCGGGAATGCGACGGGCGATGTGGTCTGGAGTGGTCCGCGGCAACAGGGTTTTATGCGTTTTCGTGGGTTGCCGGTTAACACTCCTACGAAAGAGCAGTACCAATTGTGGATCTTCGACAAAAATCAAAGCGACAAGACGCCGATCGATGGTGGGGTGTTTGACATCGCAACTTCAGAAGAAGTGATCATCCCGATCCACGCTAAGCTGCGAGTTCAGGACGCCTTCATGTTTGCGGTCACAATCGAAAAACCTGGTGGAGTGGTGGTGTCGTCTCGCGAACGATTGCCACTCCTGGCCAAGGTCGAGTGA
- a CDS encoding SDR family NAD(P)-dependent oxidoreductase, producing the protein MDRIAILGATGSIGGALARRLVRHGRNVLLIGRNGEKLEQLGTELSQPFAAADLSSSQSLEDALMSALATNDGLGGMVNCVGSVLLKPAHATSDDEFRQVLETNLFSAFAAVRAGARLLRERGGAIVLFASAAAEVGIQNHEAIAAAKAGVIGMARSAAATYAHHNIRVNVVSPGLIRTPMTRRIWENPAAAAASTALHALGRLGETEQVASLVAWLLDPENHWITGQVIGIDGGLGHVLPRR; encoded by the coding sequence ATGGACCGCATCGCAATTCTCGGAGCTACGGGCAGCATCGGCGGCGCGCTTGCACGTCGATTGGTGAGACATGGTCGCAACGTGCTGCTGATCGGTCGGAATGGGGAAAAACTCGAACAGCTCGGCACTGAACTGAGCCAGCCGTTCGCTGCAGCCGACCTCAGCAGTTCTCAGTCGCTGGAAGACGCCCTGATGTCTGCTTTGGCAACGAACGACGGTCTCGGTGGCATGGTGAACTGCGTTGGCTCGGTCTTGCTCAAGCCCGCGCATGCCACCAGCGACGACGAGTTCCGCCAGGTCCTGGAAACCAATTTGTTCAGCGCCTTTGCAGCAGTGCGTGCCGGGGCCAGGCTCCTGCGAGAGCGCGGGGGAGCGATTGTGCTGTTTGCATCGGCGGCTGCGGAGGTGGGGATTCAGAATCACGAAGCCATCGCCGCCGCCAAAGCGGGCGTCATCGGTATGGCTCGCTCAGCAGCAGCCACCTATGCTCACCACAATATCCGCGTCAACGTTGTCAGCCCGGGACTCATTCGCACCCCGATGACGCGCCGCATTTGGGAGAATCCAGCCGCCGCCGCAGCGTCCACCGCTCTGCATGCGTTGGGGCGGCTGGGCGAAACCGAACAGGTGGCCTCGCTGGTGGCCTGGTTGCTCGATCCCGAAAACCACTGGATCACCGGCCAGGTGATTGGGATCGATGGCGGACTGGGGCACGTATTGCCGCGCCGATAG
- a CDS encoding fasciclin domain-containing protein: MNDLDVFCKAFNDYLFLQGISEMPDIVDTAVAAGSFKTLVAAVKAADLVDTLKGAGPFTVFAPTDAAFAQFPAAVIQDLLKPENKGKLQGILTYHVVPGKVLAADVVKLKAAKSVQGQNLKIDTTDGVKVDDANVVKTDIQCSNGVIHVIDAVMLPK, from the coding sequence ATGAACGATTTGGACGTTTTTTGTAAAGCGTTCAACGACTACCTATTTCTTCAAGGAATTAGCGAGATGCCAGACATCGTAGACACAGCAGTTGCCGCCGGCTCATTCAAGACCCTCGTGGCCGCGGTCAAGGCGGCGGATTTGGTGGACACGCTCAAGGGGGCGGGACCCTTTACGGTTTTTGCGCCCACCGACGCGGCCTTCGCGCAATTCCCGGCAGCGGTCATTCAGGACCTGCTCAAACCCGAAAACAAGGGGAAGCTCCAAGGCATTCTCACTTACCACGTCGTCCCCGGGAAAGTATTGGCGGCCGACGTGGTCAAACTGAAGGCCGCGAAGTCGGTCCAGGGACAAAATCTGAAAATTGACACTACGGACGGTGTGAAAGTGGATGACGCCAACGTAGTGAAGACGGACATCCAGTGCAGCAACGGGGTGATCCACGTGATCGACGCCGTCATGCTGCCCAAGTAG
- a CDS encoding SDR family oxidoreductase, whose protein sequence is MPGLILLTGGTGYVGGRLLSVLQNRGVRVRCLTRRPEVLSDRTNATTEIVAGDVLDRESLARALADVDTAYYFVHSMGASRDFEQQDRVAAANFAQVAAAAGVRRIIYLGGLGNPDEKLSKHLRSRQETGDVLREHHPQVIEFRASIVIGSGSLSFEMIRSLVERLPIMICPRWVQVKAQPIAIEDLLAYLIAALDLPSGSSLVYEIGGPDQVSYGEIMQEYARQRGLSRWMIPVPLLTPYLSSLWLGLVTPLYARIGRKLVESLRNPTLISNNLAAKTFPVRPRSLREAIARALVNEDREFAETSWSDALSSAGAPRDWGGTRFGSRLVDSRTITLKVPPEQAFAPIRRIGGRTGWYYGNWLWSLRGFLDLIIGGVGVRRGRRDPENLHVGDPLDFWRVEACDPPHRLRLQAEMKLPGRAWLEFEVTPCEQGSTIRQTAIFDPLGLAGLLYWYGIYPLHQFVFAGMLRNLGRAAESSALDSAPQRVVVGESVAPKTQAEESSP, encoded by the coding sequence ATGCCGGGACTGATCTTGCTTACCGGCGGCACCGGTTACGTGGGCGGACGATTGTTATCGGTGCTGCAAAACCGAGGGGTGCGAGTGCGCTGTCTGACTCGCCGCCCCGAAGTTCTGAGCGACCGGACGAACGCGACCACCGAAATTGTCGCCGGCGATGTCTTGGATCGCGAATCCCTCGCTAGGGCACTCGCCGATGTCGATACGGCTTATTATTTCGTGCACTCGATGGGAGCGAGCCGAGACTTCGAGCAGCAGGATCGAGTCGCCGCTGCGAATTTCGCTCAAGTGGCGGCTGCCGCAGGCGTGCGGCGAATTATCTATTTGGGGGGCCTGGGAAATCCCGACGAAAAGCTTTCGAAGCACCTTCGCAGTCGTCAGGAAACGGGAGACGTGTTGCGCGAGCACCATCCTCAGGTGATCGAGTTCCGAGCTTCGATCGTGATCGGTTCGGGGAGTCTGTCGTTTGAAATGATCCGCTCGCTCGTCGAACGGCTGCCGATCATGATCTGCCCACGTTGGGTGCAAGTGAAGGCTCAACCGATCGCCATCGAAGACCTCTTGGCTTACCTCATCGCGGCTTTAGATCTGCCGTCTGGTTCATCCCTGGTTTACGAGATTGGCGGACCAGATCAAGTTTCCTATGGCGAGATCATGCAAGAGTACGCGCGACAGCGGGGACTCTCGCGCTGGATGATTCCCGTCCCGTTACTGACACCTTACCTCTCCAGTCTGTGGCTCGGTTTGGTCACGCCGCTCTATGCCCGGATCGGCCGAAAACTGGTGGAAAGCTTACGGAACCCCACGCTCATTTCGAACAATCTCGCTGCCAAGACATTTCCTGTCCGTCCGCGCTCGCTGCGCGAAGCCATCGCCCGGGCTCTGGTAAACGAGGATCGCGAGTTTGCGGAGACAAGTTGGTCGGACGCCCTGTCTTCGGCGGGCGCGCCACGCGACTGGGGAGGCACCCGCTTCGGTTCTCGCCTCGTTGATTCTCGCACGATCACGTTGAAGGTTCCGCCGGAACAGGCGTTCGCACCGATCCGTCGGATTGGCGGACGGACCGGTTGGTACTACGGGAACTGGCTGTGGTCGCTGCGCGGTTTCTTGGATTTGATCATCGGCGGCGTGGGTGTGCGCCGCGGGCGGCGCGATCCGGAGAATCTACATGTCGGCGATCCGCTCGACTTCTGGCGTGTCGAAGCCTGCGACCCGCCCCACCGTTTGCGACTGCAGGCGGAAATGAAACTGCCGGGCCGCGCCTGGCTCGAATTTGAGGTCACTCCCTGTGAGCAAGGGAGCACCATTCGCCAAACAGCGATTTTCGATCCTCTAGGACTCGCAGGGCTGCTGTATTGGTACGGCATCTATCCGCTTCACCAGTTCGTCTTCGCCGGCATGTTGCGAAATCTGGGCCGCGCCGCCGAATCGTCCGCTCTCGATTCAGCACCCCAGCGCGTCGTCGTGGGCGAGTCAGTCGCGCCGAAGACCCAAGCAGAGGAATCCTCGCCATGA
- a CDS encoding SRPBCC family protein translates to MIVGVYGIGYLIAASDSRTHWPIVLVGLLGKVFGPIGFLVALLRGTFPPLFGLTILTNDLLWWIPFMMILLEAAKHYRATSQPTGIARQQFVKQTKINASPDVVFRFHESPDALQQLIPPWENIKLVESAGSLQPSSRVVLRGSLGIMPIQWVAIHTEYDPPHLFADLQESGPFAYWYHRHRFLDDGQGGTPLRDEVEYAVPLGVIGRWLGGWLVRRKLEAMFAYRHEKTRSLIESREWTSALAASER, encoded by the coding sequence ATGATCGTCGGCGTTTACGGGATTGGTTATCTCATCGCGGCCAGTGATTCGCGCACGCATTGGCCGATCGTACTGGTTGGGCTGCTGGGAAAAGTATTCGGACCAATCGGGTTCTTGGTGGCGCTGCTGCGCGGGACATTTCCACCTCTCTTTGGATTGACGATTCTGACCAACGACCTGCTGTGGTGGATTCCGTTCATGATGATCCTGCTTGAGGCAGCGAAGCACTACAGAGCGACATCGCAGCCGACGGGAATTGCGCGTCAGCAGTTCGTTAAGCAGACCAAAATTAACGCTTCACCGGATGTGGTCTTTCGCTTTCACGAAAGCCCGGATGCTCTGCAACAGCTCATCCCACCGTGGGAGAACATAAAACTGGTCGAATCAGCCGGGTCCCTGCAGCCCAGCAGCCGGGTCGTCCTTCGCGGGAGTCTCGGAATCATGCCGATTCAGTGGGTCGCCATTCACACCGAATATGATCCGCCGCATCTTTTCGCGGACCTTCAGGAGTCAGGTCCGTTCGCCTATTGGTATCATCGCCATCGTTTCCTTGACGATGGTCAGGGCGGAACCCCGTTGAGGGATGAGGTCGAATATGCGGTTCCCTTGGGAGTGATTGGGCGGTGGCTCGGCGGCTGGCTTGTGCGCCGCAAACTGGAAGCCATGTTCGCCTACCGCCATGAGAAGACGCGAAGCTTGATCGAGTCCAGGGAATGGACGAGTGCGTTAGCAGCGAGCGAGAGGTGA
- a CDS encoding NAD(P)/FAD-dependent oxidoreductase: protein MNHDVLIVGAGLAGLCCARKLQHHGIRCLVLEASDGVGGRIRTDNVDGFRLDRGFQVFLTSYPEAKAILDYEALDLKPFLPGALVRYGGRFHELTDPWRRPLSAIRSLWSPIGSLADKLRVASFRSRALRGTIEDRFRDPETTSLRALQDAGFSESMIERFFRPFLGGIFLDSELRTSSRMLNFVFRMFSLGNACLPAEGMEAIPQQLAAALPPGSIRLGARVVRVKPGSVTLSTGEELGGKSVLVAVEGRMAAELLGDSISPVGQGTTCFYFSASRPPIAQPLLVLNGDGRGPINNLCFPTVAAPSYGPADKCLVSATVVGTANDPDRLLAEVHAHLGEWFGSAVQDWLHLRTYAIPYALPVQTPLALNVPERSVRWQPGIYVCGDHRDNASIQGAMVSGRRAAEAVLKDLR from the coding sequence ATGAATCATGATGTTTTGATCGTCGGGGCGGGGCTAGCCGGGTTGTGCTGTGCACGCAAATTGCAACATCATGGCATCCGCTGCCTGGTGCTGGAGGCTTCCGATGGTGTTGGGGGCCGGATCCGTACCGACAATGTGGATGGATTTCGCCTGGACCGAGGCTTTCAAGTCTTCTTGACCAGTTACCCGGAAGCCAAGGCGATTCTTGATTATGAGGCGTTGGACTTGAAGCCGTTCCTGCCCGGTGCTCTGGTTCGCTACGGTGGTCGATTTCACGAACTGACTGATCCCTGGCGACGACCGCTATCCGCCATTCGTTCGTTGTGGTCTCCGATAGGCTCCCTCGCCGACAAGTTACGGGTCGCGAGTTTTCGCTCAAGAGCATTGCGGGGCACCATTGAGGACCGTTTTCGCGACCCCGAAACCACATCCCTCCGGGCCCTTCAGGATGCGGGCTTCTCGGAGTCGATGATCGAGCGGTTCTTTCGCCCGTTTCTGGGCGGCATCTTTCTCGACTCCGAACTGCGGACCTCCAGCCGCATGCTGAACTTCGTGTTTCGCATGTTCTCCCTGGGAAATGCTTGTCTGCCTGCCGAGGGGATGGAAGCAATCCCACAACAGTTGGCGGCCGCGTTGCCGCCCGGTAGTATTCGGCTGGGAGCTAGGGTGGTGCGAGTGAAGCCTGGTTCGGTGACACTCTCCACCGGCGAAGAGCTCGGTGGCAAGTCCGTGTTGGTGGCGGTCGAAGGTCGCATGGCGGCAGAACTGCTGGGTGACTCCATTTCCCCGGTAGGACAAGGCACGACGTGCTTCTATTTTTCAGCATCGCGTCCGCCCATTGCCCAACCGCTGCTCGTCTTGAACGGCGATGGTCGCGGCCCAATCAACAATCTCTGTTTCCCCACCGTCGCCGCCCCTTCCTATGGCCCGGCCGACAAGTGCCTAGTCTCGGCGACGGTCGTGGGCACCGCGAACGATCCCGATCGCCTCTTGGCGGAGGTGCATGCACACTTGGGCGAGTGGTTCGGCTCCGCGGTCCAAGATTGGCTTCACTTACGGACGTATGCCATTCCTTACGCTCTGCCCGTTCAGACGCCACTCGCCTTAAACGTCCCAGAACGCTCCGTTCGTTGGCAGCCCGGAATTTACGTCTGCGGGGATCATCGCGACAACGCTTCCATCCAAGGAGCGATGGTCTCGGGACGTCGAGCCGCGGAAGCCGTGTTGAAGGATCTCAGATGA
- a CDS encoding NAD(P)/FAD-dependent oxidoreductase: MFQKSIILVGIVKWISIRPTFGNSEVNNNRSVGIIGAGIAGLACAHTLRSSGVQVKVLEKSRSVGGRVATRRIDSGVTFDHGAQHFTVRDPAFRSQVKRWCEAGTAKLWLGRIVALKQGIVTDLHEPTERYVGVPGMNAIAKSLATGLDVHTNVTAQSIRRSDGAWQVQDTLGIQYGPFDLLISTAPPLQTAKLFGDKSAAIESSLSKVTMDPCWAVLLQMCERLETPFDAAFIHDSPLSWIARNSSKPERHAADCWVLHASPKWSRDHLEESVETIAKTLEAEFWQAIAQAPQPLEFVIAHRWRYALPQEPLPQRFLLDGDLKLGACGDWCGGPRVEGAFLSGLALAAAVLEMNEIPG; the protein is encoded by the coding sequence AATCGGAGCAGGAATTGCAGGGCTCGCCTGCGCTCACACGTTGCGCAGTTCAGGTGTCCAGGTGAAAGTGCTGGAAAAGTCACGCAGCGTGGGCGGCCGCGTGGCAACTCGCCGGATCGATTCGGGAGTCACCTTCGACCACGGGGCCCAACATTTCACCGTTCGCGATCCGGCATTCAGATCGCAGGTGAAGCGGTGGTGCGAAGCGGGTACGGCCAAGCTCTGGCTAGGGCGGATCGTAGCCTTGAAGCAGGGAATTGTCACCGATCTCCATGAGCCGACAGAACGTTATGTCGGCGTCCCAGGAATGAATGCGATCGCGAAGTCGCTGGCCACAGGACTAGACGTGCACACGAACGTCACGGCTCAAAGCATCAGGCGTTCGGATGGTGCCTGGCAGGTTCAGGACACCCTCGGCATTCAGTATGGGCCGTTCGATTTGCTGATTTCTACAGCGCCGCCACTCCAGACGGCAAAGCTATTTGGCGACAAATCTGCCGCGATCGAAAGCTCGCTGTCAAAAGTCACGATGGATCCCTGCTGGGCGGTGCTGCTACAAATGTGCGAGCGCCTAGAGACTCCGTTTGACGCAGCGTTTATCCACGATTCGCCGCTGAGTTGGATAGCGCGAAACTCCAGTAAGCCTGAGCGTCATGCGGCCGACTGCTGGGTGCTGCATGCCTCGCCGAAGTGGTCACGCGATCACCTGGAGGAATCAGTTGAGACGATTGCCAAGACTCTGGAAGCGGAATTTTGGCAAGCAATTGCGCAAGCTCCACAACCGCTCGAATTCGTGATTGCCCATCGCTGGCGTTACGCTTTGCCTCAAGAGCCGCTGCCGCAACGATTTTTGCTCGATGGCGATTTGAAATTGGGAGCCTGTGGAGACTGGTGTGGCGGTCCTCGTGTGGAAGGGGCTTTCCTCAGTGGCCTGGCACTCGCCGCAGCAGTGCTCGAAATGAATGAAATCCCGGGTTAA